In a single window of the Bufo bufo chromosome 5, aBufBuf1.1, whole genome shotgun sequence genome:
- the SNAP47 gene encoding synaptosomal-associated protein 47 isoform X2: protein MSEDLALRSWTGSYYLSSEKRWRPGRLSLTATHLRFQAEGADDFLVRFPLSGISEIKKESSSYIFSSITVLEGGGAKHWFGSLIPSRNAVFPVLEHFWRERLLSPRGDGTSKGKELLSIMSGSQRCMEGTTRVLHHQGEQLDGIMSGLGKIEGDMATADRMLSVLESPSWWPFSGSPWKRSASKEPEAAAQSRGKDGVITTIPIIFCRHPEVSLRPGRLTLLLSALEICDCDHRPLHRYQRQDVDDIRVVSGHEMSVRQRFLGRPDVTYTVISARLPLVLPLLEMQYKKKVEFTPEAAIFSDQCRPSPSEKSPGWQTDSWFLETIVRSGPRGGREEAAMAEEQEVTASEVQELRKILTKLKSIALEAEDELERQDEALDEITSSTDRAILKINKQTRRMRNLI from the exons ATGAGTGAAGATCTGGCGCTCCGCTCCTGGACCGGCTCCTATTACCTGAGCAGCGAGAAGCGATGGCGTCCGGGGAGGCTGTCACTGACCGCCACTCACCTGCGCTTCCAGGCGGAAGGCGCCGACGACTTCCTGGTCCGCTTCCCGCTCTCCGGCATCAGTGAAATCAAGAAGGAGTCGTCCAGTTACATCTTCAGCTCCATCACTGTACTGGAGGGGGGCGGAGCCAAGCACTGGTTCGGCTCGCTGATCCCCAGCCGGAACGCCGTCTTCCCGGTGCTGGAGCACTTCTGGAGGGAGCGGCTGCTGTCACCGCGGGGGGACGGGACCTCCAAGGGGAAGGAGCTGCTCAGCATCATGTCCGGCTCCCAGAGATGCATGGAGGGCACCACCCGGGTactgcaccaccagggggagcagcTGGACGGCATCATGAGCGGACTGGGCAAGATCGAGGgcgacatggcgaccgcagacag GATGTTGTCGGTTCTGGAGTCTCCTTCTTGGTGGCCGTTCAGTGGGAGTCCATGGAAGAGATCAGCGTCTAAAGAGCCAGAGGCCGCCGCCCAGAGCCGCGGGAAAGACGGGGTCATCACTACCATCCCCATCATCTTCTGCCGTCACCCCGAGGTCAGCCTCAGGCCGGGTCGCCTCACCCTCCTGCTGTCCGCTCTGGAGATCTGTGACTGTGACCACCGCCCCCTGCACCGCTACCAGCGCCAGGACGTGGACGACATCAGAGTGGTGAGCGGGCACGAGATGAGCGTCCGGCAGAGATTCCTGGGGCGGCCGGACGTCACCTACACCGTCATATCCGCCAGGTTACCGCTCGTCCTGCCCCTGCTGGAGATGCAGTACAAGAAGAAGGTGGAGTTCACCCCGGAAGCCGCCATCTTCAGCGACCAGTGCCGCCCGTCTCCCAGCGAGAAGAGTCCAGGATGGCAAACCG ATTCCTGGTTTCTGGAGACCATTGTGAGATCGGGGCCCCGCGGGGGAAGAGAGGAGGCGGCCATGGCCGAGGAGCAGGAGGTGACCGCCTCCGAAGTGCAGGAGCTCAGAAAG ATCCTCACCAAGCTGAAGAGCATCGCACTGGAGGCGGAGGACGAGCTGGAGCGGCAGGACGAGGCGCTGGACGAGATCACGAGCTCCACAGACAGAGCGATCCTGAAGATCAACAAACAGACGCGCAGGATGCGGAACCTAATCTGA
- the SNAP47 gene encoding synaptosomal-associated protein 47 isoform X1, with protein sequence MLGVSLPICGEAGSCCSTAAVRLCPVIRAIPLSRDSSSHPGGFIAGVRDRIGCYGSFSLMSEDLALRSWTGSYYLSSEKRWRPGRLSLTATHLRFQAEGADDFLVRFPLSGISEIKKESSSYIFSSITVLEGGGAKHWFGSLIPSRNAVFPVLEHFWRERLLSPRGDGTSKGKELLSIMSGSQRCMEGTTRVLHHQGEQLDGIMSGLGKIEGDMATADRMLSVLESPSWWPFSGSPWKRSASKEPEAAAQSRGKDGVITTIPIIFCRHPEVSLRPGRLTLLLSALEICDCDHRPLHRYQRQDVDDIRVVSGHEMSVRQRFLGRPDVTYTVISARLPLVLPLLEMQYKKKVEFTPEAAIFSDQCRPSPSEKSPGWQTDSWFLETIVRSGPRGGREEAAMAEEQEVTASEVQELRKILTKLKSIALEAEDELERQDEALDEITSSTDRAILKINKQTRRMRNLI encoded by the exons ATGTTAGGAGTCTCACTGCCTATATGCGGGGAGGCTGGGAGTTGTTGTTCTACAGCAGCTGTGCGACTCTGTCCTGTCATCCGGGCCATCCCCCTGTCACGTGACTCGTCTTCCCATCCTGGAGGCTTCATTGCAGGTGTACGggatcggattggttgctatgg ATCGTTCTCTCTGATGAGTGAAGATCTGGCGCTCCGCTCCTGGACCGGCTCCTATTACCTGAGCAGCGAGAAGCGATGGCGTCCGGGGAGGCTGTCACTGACCGCCACTCACCTGCGCTTCCAGGCGGAAGGCGCCGACGACTTCCTGGTCCGCTTCCCGCTCTCCGGCATCAGTGAAATCAAGAAGGAGTCGTCCAGTTACATCTTCAGCTCCATCACTGTACTGGAGGGGGGCGGAGCCAAGCACTGGTTCGGCTCGCTGATCCCCAGCCGGAACGCCGTCTTCCCGGTGCTGGAGCACTTCTGGAGGGAGCGGCTGCTGTCACCGCGGGGGGACGGGACCTCCAAGGGGAAGGAGCTGCTCAGCATCATGTCCGGCTCCCAGAGATGCATGGAGGGCACCACCCGGGTactgcaccaccagggggagcagcTGGACGGCATCATGAGCGGACTGGGCAAGATCGAGGgcgacatggcgaccgcagacag GATGTTGTCGGTTCTGGAGTCTCCTTCTTGGTGGCCGTTCAGTGGGAGTCCATGGAAGAGATCAGCGTCTAAAGAGCCAGAGGCCGCCGCCCAGAGCCGCGGGAAAGACGGGGTCATCACTACCATCCCCATCATCTTCTGCCGTCACCCCGAGGTCAGCCTCAGGCCGGGTCGCCTCACCCTCCTGCTGTCCGCTCTGGAGATCTGTGACTGTGACCACCGCCCCCTGCACCGCTACCAGCGCCAGGACGTGGACGACATCAGAGTGGTGAGCGGGCACGAGATGAGCGTCCGGCAGAGATTCCTGGGGCGGCCGGACGTCACCTACACCGTCATATCCGCCAGGTTACCGCTCGTCCTGCCCCTGCTGGAGATGCAGTACAAGAAGAAGGTGGAGTTCACCCCGGAAGCCGCCATCTTCAGCGACCAGTGCCGCCCGTCTCCCAGCGAGAAGAGTCCAGGATGGCAAACCG ATTCCTGGTTTCTGGAGACCATTGTGAGATCGGGGCCCCGCGGGGGAAGAGAGGAGGCGGCCATGGCCGAGGAGCAGGAGGTGACCGCCTCCGAAGTGCAGGAGCTCAGAAAG ATCCTCACCAAGCTGAAGAGCATCGCACTGGAGGCGGAGGACGAGCTGGAGCGGCAGGACGAGGCGCTGGACGAGATCACGAGCTCCACAGACAGAGCGATCCTGAAGATCAACAAACAGACGCGCAGGATGCGGAACCTAATCTGA